Part of the Syntrophorhabdaceae bacterium genome, TACTCCATCATCTGCCCCTTGACCCGCACGAGCCCGCCGGCATTGCGTACATCTTCAGGGGTGAATCCCGAGCCGGAAAGCACGTAGGAGAGGAGCTCCTCTGCGGTTTGAGGGTAAAGCTCTCCGTAGCCGAGCCTGCGCGCCAGCTCGGCTTGAATGAAGAAGTCGTATCGGGCCTCCCCCACGGACTCGATCATCTTCTCCCTTATCCTGAAGGCCCCATCGTAGACCATGTACGATTCCGTCTCGTAATAGGTGGCCGCGGGAAGGACGATGTCCGCGTAGGCCATATCTCCGGTCCATTGGCGGTCCACGGACACGAAGAAATCGAGGGCGCCTAACGTCTTCTTCCAGAGGCTCGTGTGGGGCCACGAAGTGGTGAGCGACGCCCCGAGGCTCAGCAGGAACCGGATGGGGTAAGGGTCGTGTTCCAGTATGGCCTTCGGCAGCGCAATGGCATGGAACTCGCCGCGGTACTTGGTATAGAGGGGGAAGTCGTTATGGCCCGCCGCCTTTTCCACGCGCGGGTTCGCGAGCAGGTTCGCCCGGTTGATGGGAAACCTGGCGCCCTTCATCTTGAAACACTGGCCCCCCGGCATATCGAGCTGCCCTGCGAGGGCCCAGAGGGTGAGGACCGCACGTATGGTCTGAACCCCGTTGCCGTTATATTCGAGGCCCCTGTACATGACCGGGGCCGCGCCGTTGGCTCCGGCGATCCTCCGTGCCAGAGAGATCATCGTCTCCCCGTCCACCCCGGTAATCTGCTCCACGTAGTCAGGCCTGAAATGCTGGACGTAATCTCTGAATTCATCAAACCCATCGGTCCATTGCCGCGCGAAAGCCTCGTCATAAAGCTCCTCCTCTATGAGGACATTGCACATGCCGAGGGCAAGGGCGCCGTCCGTACCCGGCCTCAAGGGGACCCAGAGGGTATCCTGTTCGCGGGCAAGGGCGGTCCGCCGGGGATCGATCACCACGATCCCGGCCCCGCGGCCCCTGGCTGCCTGGATCCGAAGGAAATCGTCGGGCGGGCAGCTGGCGGCAGGGTTCTTCCCCCACACCACGATCAATTCCGCACGCTCGATGTCGGAGATCATATCTATGTATATGCTTCCGAAGGTCACATGGGGGGCGATCATGGCAAAGGCGACATAGCAAAGAGCTCCCACTCCCAGGGTATTGGGCGAACCGAAGGGGAAAAGCACGCTCGAAGCGGAGGAAACTGCGACCCCGGCGGGCTGAAACACGTCGCACAAAGCCCTGTCGAAACTCCCGCTTCCCGTGTAAATGGCGGCTGCCTCAGGGCCCGATTCCGCCCTTACCTGCATGAGTCTTGCGACGATCTCGTCGTATGCCTCATCCCAAGAGATCCTCTTGAAATCGTACGTTCCTTTGGGACCGGTCCTTCGCAGGGGATGGGGGATCCTCTGAGGGCTGTATACGATCTCCGGGGAGTGCTCGCCGATCCTGCAGATCATTCCGAAGGGGGAGGTCTCGTCAGCCCTCACCGCCCTCATGCGGCCCTGCGGATCATAGGTGACGATAACCCCGCATCCTGCCGAGCAGATCCCGCAGAGGCCCGCCTTTTCGTTCTGCCCCAATCCCATGCTATCTCTCTATGCCCCTTCCGGTCCGGACGCCATGGAAGAGTGCCGCCGGTACAGGGCGACGGCGAAAAACGCGTCTTCATCGGTCCACAGGCCGATTGGCTCGAGGCCCGCACTACGGGCCATCCCGTCAAAGCCGGGGATCGTATGTTTATAAGAGTTTTCAGTATGAATACGCTCCCGGGCCCGGAAACCGATTGTCTCTCCGGCAACCCTCACCTTTTGGGGTACAAGACTCTCCAGATGCATCTCGATCCGTCCCCTCGAGTCGTTGTAGAAGGCGATGTGCCTGAAGGCGGTCACGTCGAAATCCGCCCCCAGCTCGCGGTTAAGGCGGGTAAGGAGGTTCAGGTTGAAAGCCGACGTAACCCCTGCCGCATCATTATAGGCGCGCTCCAAAAAATGAGGGTGTTTTTGAAGGTCGTACCCGATCAACAGCATGCCCTCCTCTTCCAGGAGATCCGCGAATTCGGCGAGCAGGCGGAATGTGGCCGCCGGCTCGAAGTTCCCTATACTGGAGCCGGGATAGAAGATTAGCCGCGTGCCGTTACCGGGCAGCGCCTTCCTGAGCTGCGCCAACTCCGCGAGGAAGTCCATTGCCACGGCGTTCACCGATACCTCCGGAAACGCGAGGGCCACCCCTGTGGCCGCGTCGATAAGATGGCGCGACGAGATGTCGACAGGGACGAAGGTGGAGACCGCCCCCGTCCCGAGCATGAGCCTTGCCTTACGGCACGCGCCCGCGCCGGGTTCTATGAGACAGAGGTCGCCGCCGGTCCGACTGAGTATCTCATCGACATGGCGAGTGAGGATCGCCATCTCCGTGCGGAAGAGGTAGTACTCGGGGGTTTCGCATATTTGCTCGAAAAGGGCTGACCCCTTTTCGTCATAGAGGTATTTGGGGCTGATGGTCTTGGGTGTTGACCGCAGCCCTTCCAGAACCTCCCTTGCCATGGACCCTGAAATCCCCGGCATGCGGGCTGCCGTGAAATTGTCGGATCCATTCCCGTGCCTGCCCATTTGCTTAACCATAAATACGCCTTCCATACCTTCTCCTGTCCGTCATAAAGTCTAAGGGTCCGCCACAGGCAAGGACCATGGGGGAACCTAATCACCGGTGTCGGGCAAAACAAGTCGCACTTTGTCAAGACAAAAATAATTGGAATAGCCCTATTGCAGGTCCTTGACAAACACCGGCAGAGGAACTATAAGGAAGGCAAAAGCCTTAATAGCCGGCAGCCGGGAGTCGGTCGTGCCGGATGAGGTGGGGATTGCACGGTCACGAATGGGCATGCGGTACCCAGATAAGATGTCGTGAAGGATTCGCCCGTAGATTGAACATGGGTTCACTCCGCGATGGGGCACGGGTGAGAACCTGAAAGACAGGGAGGTCGCCATGTGGACCAATATTGACCTCAGGAAATGTGTCTCCTTCATCGAATGTGGTTTCCAGGTAAAGAGCGAGGAGGGCACCTCCTCGCGAGTAAGACCGGCTATCACGATTTCGCGCATGACCGGCGCCGGCGGCCATGCAATCGCCTCCAAACTGGCTGACTACCTGCACTCCCGTTTTCCCCGGCAGGAGGAATGGACCGTCTTCGACCGCAACCTGGTCGGGAAGATCCTGGAAGATCACCACCACAACAAGCATATTGCAGAATTCATGCAAGAAGGCCATAAGACGATGCTCACCGACGTGGTGGAGGAATGGATGGGCTTGCACCCCGGCACGTGGACACTCGTGCAGCAAACGAATGCCACCTTGCTGAAGCTCGCTCAGATGGGCCGTGTGATACTGGTCGGTCGTGGTGCGAGCGTGGTTGCCGGAAAACTGGCCAACGCATTCCATGTGCGCCTGGTGGGGTCCCTGGAAAAGAGAATCAACCATCTGCAGCGGGTCCACAATCTCGATCAAAAATCGGCTCTGCGCCTCCTGAAAAAAGAGGACGAAGACCGCAGACGCTATCTCAAGGACAATTTCGACAAAGACATCGACGACCCCCTTCTCTACCACGTGATCATCAATACAGATCGTGTCGATCATGACCAAGCCGCCGGGCTTATCGGCGACGAGGTGATCAAGCGATTTAAACTCGCAAGCCAGGAAAAGTCGGCGGGAATCGCACGCACCAGGATTCAACATTAGGAGCTGATTTTCTGAGGGAGGCGCTGCCATGCGCGATATCATCCAGAAGATCATGGCGACCGAAAATGAGGCGAGGCTCATTGTCGAAGAGGCGGGGGCCGAAGCCGAGCGTATCCTGTCAGACGCCCGCAAGCAAGGGCAGGCGCTCATAGAAGCGGCCCGCCGCGAAGGGCTTGCTCAGGCCGAAAGGACCGTGGGGACAGCAATAGAAGAGGCGGAGAAAGAAAAGGAGCGCCGCCTTTCCCGGGCCGCGGAAGAGATCGACCGGGAGGTCCGGCTCGAGAAAGACAGGAAGGAGTCGGTCATCGAGGGGGTGGTGCGATGCGTATGCCGACTGCCATAGCCGACTCAGGCTCCGCGTGGGAACGACACGCGCCCCTGAACCTCGATTTTCTTGCGGTAAGCCTCCACGCACGGCGCAGCCGTATGGCCGAGGGGAAACGACTTGACGACATTAGCCGTATACGCAGCATGCCCGACCTTGTCCATGCCTTATTTCCGAAGACGGAGCTGAGTCGCCCTTCCGAGTTTCAGCGTCTCCTGGTCGACGAGCTGGTCCGTGAGCTGTCCGGTTTCACTATCCATCTTTTCGGGCCGGGAGCTCACCTGTTCAACTGGCTCCTCCTCCGGTTTCAGATGGAGAACCTCAAGGTACTGTTGAGGGCCGTCCTTACGGAGAAGCCTTTGATCGACCCGGAGGAGTACCTTATCGGCCTTCCTAAGGGCCTGGCAATCGACACCCGCGGCCTGGCAACGGCCCGGTCGCTTCAGGATTTTGTGCGGCTCATACCGAGGGGGCCGATTCGGGCTTATCTCGAAAAAGTAATTGCTCTCTACGATGATCATCCGCGCCCCTTCTTCCCGGAAGCAGCCCTGGATCAATTTTATCTCAAGGGATTGATGGCTAGGGTAGAGGCGCTCGCATGGGAAGACCGGGCGATTATCATGCCCATGATGCGTCAGGAAGCAGATATCTTTCTTCTCATGCTCGTGGTCCGGGGGAAATTTCACTATGGCCTGACGCCGGATATCCTCCTGCCCCTCCATATCCCGGCTGCGAGAATTTCGCGAACCCTCTTCACCCAAATGACCGCTGATAGCGACTTGAACACCGCGGTCATGCGTGCGGCGGGGAAGGTCCTCGATGAGATGCCCCCGGAGTGCGCTGCAGACGGCGGTTCGGTGGCAGAGACAATAGAAAGCGCGATTGTGGAGCGTCTCGCCTGGAGGCGATTCCTCCGCCTGTCCAACCTTGCCTTCCGCCGGAGCCACATCGGGCTTGGGACCGTGATGGGATATACCGGCCTGCGTCGCATGGAAGTGGCCAATCTCACCACGATTTCAGAAGGAATCGGGGGCGGGCTCTCCCCGGAGGCGATCCGGGTGCGCCTCATATCCCCGGCCGGGACGGAGGCGGCTCATGTTTAGACCTGTCTCCATGGTGAGGCTCGACGCAATCGTCCTTGAGCGGGATCAGTCAAAAGTGTTGAGGGACCTGGGAAATCTCGGGGTAATTCAGCTTACACGCACAAGGCCGGAACCCGACTGCGCGTCCCTTGCCGCCCGCGACCTTGCCCAATGGGACCGCGTGAGGGCTCGCGCCGCGGATCTCCGCCAGTCTTTGGGC contains:
- the egtD gene encoding L-histidine N(alpha)-methyltransferase — protein: MEGVFMVKQMGRHGNGSDNFTAARMPGISGSMAREVLEGLRSTPKTISPKYLYDEKGSALFEQICETPEYYLFRTEMAILTRHVDEILSRTGGDLCLIEPGAGACRKARLMLGTGAVSTFVPVDISSRHLIDAATGVALAFPEVSVNAVAMDFLAELAQLRKALPGNGTRLIFYPGSSIGNFEPAATFRLLAEFADLLEEEGMLLIGYDLQKHPHFLERAYNDAAGVTSAFNLNLLTRLNRELGADFDVTAFRHIAFYNDSRGRIEMHLESLVPQKVRVAGETIGFRARERIHTENSYKHTIPGFDGMARSAGLEPIGLWTDEDAFFAVALYRRHSSMASGPEGA
- a CDS encoding cytidylate kinase-like family protein; this encodes MWTNIDLRKCVSFIECGFQVKSEEGTSSRVRPAITISRMTGAGGHAIASKLADYLHSRFPRQEEWTVFDRNLVGKILEDHHHNKHIAEFMQEGHKTMLTDVVEEWMGLHPGTWTLVQQTNATLLKLAQMGRVILVGRGASVVAGKLANAFHVRLVGSLEKRINHLQRVHNLDQKSALRLLKKEDEDRRRYLKDNFDKDIDDPLLYHVIINTDRVDHDQAAGLIGDEVIKRFKLASQEKSAGIARTRIQH
- a CDS encoding V-type ATPase subunit; this translates as MRMPTAIADSGSAWERHAPLNLDFLAVSLHARRSRMAEGKRLDDISRIRSMPDLVHALFPKTELSRPSEFQRLLVDELVRELSGFTIHLFGPGAHLFNWLLLRFQMENLKVLLRAVLTEKPLIDPEEYLIGLPKGLAIDTRGLATARSLQDFVRLIPRGPIRAYLEKVIALYDDHPRPFFPEAALDQFYLKGLMARVEALAWEDRAIIMPMMRQEADIFLLMLVVRGKFHYGLTPDILLPLHIPAARISRTLFTQMTADSDLNTAVMRAAGKVLDEMPPECAADGGSVAETIESAIVERLAWRRFLRLSNLAFRRSHIGLGTVMGYTGLRRMEVANLTTISEGIGGGLSPEAIRVRLISPAGTEAAHV